A window of Streptomyces profundus genomic DNA:
CCCAGGCCTCCTGGGCCTCGGCGATGGCCTCCTCGACGGTCTGCTCGCCGTCCGGCGGCGGCTCCTCCTCGCCCTCGCCAGGCGGCGGGGACTCCGGTGGTTCCTCACCGGATTCGGTGACCCCGAAGACGACGTCCAAGGCCTCGTCAAGGGTGTCCTCGAAGGCCGTTCTCTCGCCGTAGGTCACCAGCACCCTGCGCAACAGCGGGTAGTTGGTGCCGGCGCCGCGGACGAAGACGGGCTCCGCGTAGAGCAGGCCGCCTTCCAGTGGCACGGTGAGCAGGTTGCCGTACTCGACCTCGGAGTCGCCTCTGGAGAGCAGGTTGATGCTCTCGGCGATCGTCGGATCGGAGTTGAATCTGCTCTGCACCTGCTGTGGACCCCAGACCGTCGTGTTGGACGGCAGGGTCAGGATTCTCATCGTTCCGTATCCGTCGCTTCTCGCGTCCGCCTCGACGGCCATATAGGCCGCCAGGGTGTCGCGGTTGAGCGGCGTGAACGTGGTGGTGAGCGAGAAGACCTGCTCGTCCTGGTCGGGCATCTTCATGCTCAGGTAGTACGGCGGCACCGACTGGTCGCCGTGCGTCGGGTCGTCGGGCACCGCCCAGCGCTCCGAACCGCTGTAGAACTGCCCGGCGTTGTCCACGTGGTAGCGCTGGAGCAGATCGCGCTGCACCTTGAAGAGGTCCTGCGGGTACCGCAGGTGGTCGAGCAGCTCGTCGCTGATCTCCTCACGGTCCACCACGGTGCCGGGGAAGGCACTGCGCCAGGTCTTCAGCACCGGGTCCTCGGTGTCCCACTCGTAGAGCACGACATCACCCGAATAGGCGTCAACCGTCGCCTTGACCGAGTTCCTGATGTAGTTGACGTTGTTCTCCTGGGCGATCACCTCGCCCTGGTTCTCCGTCAACGACGTCTCGGTGGCGTCACCCAACGTGGTGCGCGAGGAGTACGGGTAGCCGTTGGTCGTGGTGTACGTGTCCACGATCCACTGGACGCGCCCGTCCACCACCGCCGGATACGGGTCCCCGTCGATCGTCAGCCAGGGGGCCACCGCCTCGACCCGCTCCTTGGGCGTGCGGTTGTAGAGGATGCGGGAGCCCTCGCCGATGGCGCCGGAGTACAGGATCTGCGGCTCGCCCAGGGTCAGCGCGTACGCCGCCCGGTTGAAGTAGTTGTCCAGGTTGATCCCGGCGTCGCCCGAGTAGCTGTACTCGACCTCGCCGTCCTCGCCCGCGTAGTCGATCTCCTGCTGGGGACCGCCCACGATCGAGTACTGGGTGGTGTACTCACCGAAGTAGATCCGGGGCTCGTAGTCGCCCAGATCGCCCTCCGGCGGCAGGTCGCGCTCCAGGAAGTCCGGCTGGCCGTTGGACTGGATCTCGGTGCCGCTGGCGGCCACCATGCCGAAGCCGTGGGTGTACCGGAAGTGGTCGTTGATCCAGTTCCGCTCGGGCACGTTGTTGACGTTCATCTCGCGAACGCCGATCACGGTGTCCCGTTCGTCCCCCTCGATGGCGTACCGGTCCACGTCCAGCGTCGGAGAGAACTGGTAGTAGCCACGGACCTGCTGGATCTGCTGGAACGCCGGCGAGACCACGCTCGGGTCCAGCAGACGGATGCTCGCCGTCTCGGAGACCGAGTTCCTCAGCTCCTCCGGCTCCGCGTCGCTGGTACCCGTGTAGTCCTCGAACTGCGCGTCGTCGATGTCGTACGCCTGGGTGGTGGACTCCATGTGCTTCTGGATGTACGGAGTCTCCTTGGCCACCTCGTTGGGCTTCACCTGGAACTGCTGGACCAGCGCCGGGTACACCCCGCCGATCAGCACGGCGGAGAGCACCATCAGGCCGAGGCCGATCACCGGCAGCTGCCAGACCCGCCGCCAGAGGGTGGCGAAGAACAGCACCGCGCAGATCGCGGCGATGATGGCCAGGATCGTCTTGGCCGGCAGATAGGCGTTGGCGTCCACGTAGCGCAGACCCGTCCAGCCCTCGTTGTCCCGGAAGTCGCCGCTCTTGAGCGCCAACCCGTAGCGGTCCAGCCAGTAGGCGACCGCCTTCAGCGCGACGAAGAGGCCGACCAGGACCGACAGATGCCCGGTGGCCGCGGTGGTGATCCGGCTGCCGGGGGTGGTGAGCCTGACCCCGCCGTAGAGGTAGTGGGTGAGCGCGGCGGCCAGCGTGGAGAGCACCACGACGGCGAAGCCGAAGCCCAGCAGGAACCGGTAGAAGGGGTAGTCGAAGGCGAAGAAGCCCACATCCATGTTGAACTGCGGATCGGTGACCCCGAAGGACTCGCCGTTGAGCCACTGCAGCCAGGTGCGCCACTGGCTGGAGGCCGAACCGCCGGCGATGAGGCCGATCACCACCGAGACCGCCAGCACCACCCACTTCTTGAAGGGGGCGATGCTCATCCGGTACCGGTCGAGGTTCTGTTGCTCCATCGACATCGCGCTGAGCGGCGGTCGGAGCCGATGCGCCAGCCAGATGTTGAATCCGACCGCGAGGGTCATCAGCACACCGAAGACCACGAACATCACGGCCCTGGTCAGCATCTGGGTGCGGTACACGCTGGTGTAATCCACCGAGCGATACCACAACCAATCCGTCCAGAACCCCGCGAACATCGCGAACAGGATCGCCAACGCGGCCAGGATGGCCGCCGTGATCAGCAGGGTCTTCGCGCCTCGGGACGGGCGCCCGACGCTGAACCTAGGCCCGCCAGGGCCTCTTGGTCCTCTGGGTCCGTTCGGACCGTTGGGGCGGCCCGAGCCCGAGCCCCGGTCCGGCATCTGGAAAGCCAAGGTGCGCACCTCAAAGATTCGCGGGATCTGAATCCGGGCCAATCCTGGGAACGGCCCACTGAACTAACTTACTCAACCTTTACTCGGTTCCCGTTTTCGGGGTATGAGACGGCACGATATGCCCATGGACAACACTCCCCCCGACGTACCCACCTCTGCTCACCTGGCCGTGCAACCCCTCACCAGAACCGTTCTGGAGATCGACTCCTACGTCGCCGGCCTCGGCTGGGACCGCCCCGCCCAACTGTTCGCCCTGGTGGACACGGCACGACTGCGGGTGGAGGAGCCAGGTCTGGCCGAGCGTCTGGACCTCGACGAGACCGCCGACGAGGGCCTCACCCCCGTCGAGCAGGACGAGCTGCCGCCGGGCGTGCCGCTTGACGAGTTCCTCGCCACCATCGCCTGGCCCGACGCCGTGGCCGGCTGCGCGCTCACCCTGGAGCGGCTGATGCTGCCGCCGTCCGTCGAGGGCGCGGTCCCCGAGGGGCTGGACGAGAGCGAGCTGACCCGCTGGGTCTCCGAACACCCCCAGCGGCAGGAGGTCCGACTCACCGTGGCCGTACTGCGCGACGGTACGCGGGAGTCGGCGGTGCGCCGGCGGGAGAAGGACTCCGACACCGAGGTGCTCACCGGCCCTGATCTCGTGCCGGGACTGGCCAGGGCGCTGGCGGCGACCTTCGAGGAGTAACTCCGGGCGCTCACCGGGGACCTGCCGAGGACCTGCCGGTGACAACGGCCCGGAAGAACGCCGCCGGCCTAGCCGGCGGCGTCACACGTGGTCAGCCGGTCGGTGTCGTCGTCGCGTATCAGCCGCAGCGCGTCGAGGGCGTCGTCCAGCGTGGCGACCTCGACCAGGGTGAGGCCGTCGGGCACGTGCTCGGCGGCCGTCGCGCAGTTCTCCTCGGGCGTCAGGAAGTACTCGGCACCCGCCTGCCTGGCCGCGATGGTCTTCATCGACACCCCGCCGATCGGGCCGACCGCCCCCGCGTTGTCGATGGTCCCGGTGCCGGCGACGAACGCGCCACCCGTGAGGTCCTCCTCGGTCAGCCGGTCCATCAGGCCGAGCGCGAACATCAGGCCGGCGCTTGGGCCGCCGACATCGGCCAGCTTGATCTCCACCTCGAAGGGCAGCGCGTAGGCGAGCCCGGCCTGGATGCCCACGATCGCCCGCTGGTCGTCCTCGGCCGCGGCCGTGGTGACCGTGACGTCCGTGGTCTCGTCGGGGAGTTCGCCGGCGCCGCTCAACGCGGCCTCGGCCTCCTCGGCCGGCACCACAGTGAACACCACGTCCTCGCCCGGCTGGTGTCTGGTCACCAGCTCGGCGACCTGGCCCGGATCGGTGACCGGGGTGCCGTCCACCGCCATGACGGCGTCGCCCGCGTGCAGCACGTCCTGCGCCGGGCTGCCCTCCACGACCGCCGCCACCACCGTCTGCTCCGGCACCTCGTACCCCAGCTCGCGGAGCGCCACGACCTTGGCGCTCTCCTGCGACTGGGTGAACTCCTCGGCGTTCCGCTCCTCCACCTGGTCGGCCGAGACGTCCTCCGGATAGAGCGTCTCGTGCGGGACCACGGCGCGGTCGTCCGCCAGCCAGCCGTGCATCGCCTCCAGCAGGTTCATCCGGTAGTTGATCCCGGTGACCCTGACGGTCGTCATGTTGAGATGCCCGGCCGCCTCGTATGTCTCCTCGCCCTCGACCGACAGCACCGGCTCGCCCTCGTGCTCGCCCAGCGTGTTCACCGTGGGGCCGGGAGACATCTCGGCGTAGGGCACCTGGATCAGCACTCCGGCGCAGAGGATGCCGATCAGCAACAGGATCGACGTCAGCAGTGTCGCGGTGCGGCGTGGCATGTCTTGACATTACGTGACGGCACTGTCAGCCGTCCGCCGGGGCTCGTTCCATCGCCGCCCGGAAGCGCTCGTATCCGCGCACCCCCACGCTGTCCCGCACGTTCCGCCCCGCGCTGTTGCCACGTCGGGTGGCCCAGGCGCTCCATATGCCGGCCACCACGCCCCCGGCGACCGGGATCAACAACCACACGAGAACAGCCATGTCCTACCTCCCACCTGCGCCCACCACGGCGTTGTCACTCCAACGCTCAGCCGCGCGTACGAGTTACGCAACCGGAGTAGTGCCCGCCGAACGGCCCGCGCCCGCGCCCACCCATTCGTGGCTTCCGTCGGCGAAGCCCTGGTGCTTCCAGATCGGGACCTGCCGCTTGAGCTGGTCGATCAGGCGGCGGGAGGCGTGGTACGCCTCGCCCCTGTGGCCCGCTGAGACCGCGACCACCACCGCGAGATCGCCGACCACCAGCTCGCCCACCCGATGCGTGGCCGCGACCGCGCACCCGGGGAACTCGGCCACGACCTCCTCGGCGACCCGCCGCAGCTCCGCCTCCGCCGTCGGATGGGCCGAGTACTCCAGGGAGGTGACGGCGGCTCCCTGGGCGTGCCCGTCGTGGTCCCGCACCGTGCCGACGAAGAGCACGGTGGCGCCGGCCGCCGCGTCGCCCACCGCCAGGCGGACCTCGTCCACCGACAGGGGCGTGTCACGGATGGCAAGCAGCCGAACCGGGTCGCCGATCGTCATGACCCCATGATCCCCCATGGCCTCCGGCTCATCGGCGGCGGGCCCGCCGAGCGCGTCGCACCAGCGCCGCGGTGCCGACCAGCGCGACCGTGGCGCCCGCCGCGCCCAGGGTGGTCGCCGCGTCCTTGCGACCCAACCGGCGTCCGGCGACGGTGTGCCGGCCGGCCACCTCGGCCAGCAGCTCGGCCAGCACCTCCTCGTTGCTCCAACTCGGCCGCCAGCCCGCCTCGTAGAGCTTGCTGCCACTGACGACCCAGGGGTGCATGGTGAAGGCGAGATCGCCGGCGGGCGAGGGGGTGAGGCCCAGCCGGTGCAGGCGGGTGGCGGCGCCGAGCGCCACCGAGGACGGCAGCTCCATCCGCCGGATCCCGGACAGCTCCTCCACCTCCTCCTGCTCCAGCCAGCCGTCGCAGCCGACCGCGAGCTCGCCGTCGACCT
This region includes:
- a CDS encoding YlbL family protein; translated protein: MPRRTATLLTSILLLIGILCAGVLIQVPYAEMSPGPTVNTLGEHEGEPVLSVEGEETYEAAGHLNMTTVRVTGINYRMNLLEAMHGWLADDRAVVPHETLYPEDVSADQVEERNAEEFTQSQESAKVVALRELGYEVPEQTVVAAVVEGSPAQDVLHAGDAVMAVDGTPVTDPGQVAELVTRHQPGEDVVFTVVPAEEAEAALSGAGELPDETTDVTVTTAAAEDDQRAIVGIQAGLAYALPFEVEIKLADVGGPSAGLMFALGLMDRLTEEDLTGGAFVAGTGTIDNAGAVGPIGGVSMKTIAARQAGAEYFLTPEENCATAAEHVPDGLTLVEVATLDDALDALRLIRDDDTDRLTTCDAAG
- a CDS encoding UPF0182 family protein, with the protein product MPDRGSGSGRPNGPNGPRGPRGPGGPRFSVGRPSRGAKTLLITAAILAALAILFAMFAGFWTDWLWYRSVDYTSVYRTQMLTRAVMFVVFGVLMTLAVGFNIWLAHRLRPPLSAMSMEQQNLDRYRMSIAPFKKWVVLAVSVVIGLIAGGSASSQWRTWLQWLNGESFGVTDPQFNMDVGFFAFDYPFYRFLLGFGFAVVVLSTLAAALTHYLYGGVRLTTPGSRITTAATGHLSVLVGLFVALKAVAYWLDRYGLALKSGDFRDNEGWTGLRYVDANAYLPAKTILAIIAAICAVLFFATLWRRVWQLPVIGLGLMVLSAVLIGGVYPALVQQFQVKPNEVAKETPYIQKHMESTTQAYDIDDAQFEDYTGTSDAEPEELRNSVSETASIRLLDPSVVSPAFQQIQQVRGYYQFSPTLDVDRYAIEGDERDTVIGVREMNVNNVPERNWINDHFRYTHGFGMVAASGTEIQSNGQPDFLERDLPPEGDLGDYEPRIYFGEYTTQYSIVGGPQQEIDYAGEDGEVEYSYSGDAGINLDNYFNRAAYALTLGEPQILYSGAIGEGSRILYNRTPKERVEAVAPWLTIDGDPYPAVVDGRVQWIVDTYTTTNGYPYSSRTTLGDATETSLTENQGEVIAQENNVNYIRNSVKATVDAYSGDVVLYEWDTEDPVLKTWRSAFPGTVVDREEISDELLDHLRYPQDLFKVQRDLLQRYHVDNAGQFYSGSERWAVPDDPTHGDQSVPPYYLSMKMPDQDEQVFSLTTTFTPLNRDTLAAYMAVEADARSDGYGTMRILTLPSNTTVWGPQQVQSRFNSDPTIAESINLLSRGDSEVEYGNLLTVPLEGGLLYAEPVFVRGAGTNYPLLRRVLVTYGERTAFEDTLDEALDVVFGVTESGEEPPESPPPGEGEEEPPPDGEQTVEEAIAEAQEAWDDSQEALQNGDWEAFGDAQGRLEEALERMQQEDAARNEEEETPPDEEPADANS
- a CDS encoding molybdenum cofactor biosynthesis protein MoaE: MTIGDPVRLLAIRDTPLSVDEVRLAVGDAAAGATVLFVGTVRDHDGHAQGAAVTSLEYSAHPTAEAELRRVAEEVVAEFPGCAVAATHRVGELVVGDLAVVVAVSAGHRGEAYHASRRLIDQLKRQVPIWKHQGFADGSHEWVGAGAGRSAGTTPVA
- a CDS encoding PPA1309 family protein, with amino-acid sequence MDNTPPDVPTSAHLAVQPLTRTVLEIDSYVAGLGWDRPAQLFALVDTARLRVEEPGLAERLDLDETADEGLTPVEQDELPPGVPLDEFLATIAWPDAVAGCALTLERLMLPPSVEGAVPEGLDESELTRWVSEHPQRQEVRLTVAVLRDGTRESAVRRREKDSDTEVLTGPDLVPGLARALAATFEE